The following coding sequences lie in one Nitrospirota bacterium genomic window:
- a CDS encoding acyl-CoA dehydrogenase family protein gives MAVMKGCAFITEPFGSVSIFTPEDFTAEDRALVQAARDFMLQEVLPRKEELDQKQEGLIVQLLKKAGQNGFLAVELPEAYGGLALSKSMAMRLSEEFAKDASFAVTLGAQTGIGTLPIVYYGNAEQRKKYLSKLGTGEILAAYALTEPQAGSDALAAKTTAVLQPDGKHYVLNGVKQFITNAGFADLFTVFAKIDGREFTAFLVEKTDPGVSVGAEEHKLGLHGSSTRPLILEDARIPADRLLGERGRGHKIAFNILNVGRLKLGGGSVGTAKECLETAVKYASERKQFNRPIAEFGAIQQKLADMATRIFVADSINYRSAGFVDAALKDLDKNSPTYYKEAAAAIEEYTVECSISKVFGTETLDYVADEALQVLGGYGFLKDYPIERHYRDARINRIFEGTNEINRLIIPSTVLKRAMEGKIPLMPFVQQVQDELDGSKIPAMTNGPLARERHAVEMAKRLIVYVGNVLVQKNLADLKDKQQQLMVWSNMIMDLFAMDCAATRTSRVLQEKGPEKARLHSQMCYSFVASANERINGSAKRLMANECDDDEYQKHLAVIRRLVPIVPIRTINLKTQISQLLVETQGRIFE, from the coding sequence ATGGCCGTCATGAAAGGTTGCGCATTTATCACCGAACCGTTCGGATCGGTCTCGATTTTCACGCCCGAGGATTTCACCGCCGAGGATCGGGCCCTCGTCCAAGCGGCCCGGGATTTCATGCTCCAGGAAGTCCTTCCCCGCAAGGAGGAGCTCGATCAGAAGCAGGAAGGGCTGATCGTCCAGCTTCTGAAGAAGGCGGGCCAGAATGGATTCCTGGCCGTCGAACTGCCAGAGGCGTACGGTGGTCTCGCCCTCTCGAAGTCCATGGCCATGCGGCTCTCCGAAGAATTCGCGAAGGATGCCTCCTTCGCGGTCACCCTCGGAGCGCAAACCGGCATCGGCACCCTCCCTATCGTGTACTACGGCAACGCAGAGCAGCGGAAGAAGTACCTCTCGAAGCTGGGCACCGGCGAGATTCTCGCCGCCTATGCGCTGACCGAGCCGCAGGCCGGTTCAGACGCCCTCGCCGCCAAAACCACGGCCGTCCTCCAGCCGGACGGCAAGCACTATGTCCTTAACGGCGTAAAGCAGTTCATCACCAACGCCGGCTTCGCCGACCTCTTCACCGTCTTCGCCAAGATCGACGGCCGGGAATTCACCGCCTTCCTGGTGGAGAAGACGGACCCCGGCGTCTCCGTCGGCGCCGAAGAACACAAACTCGGCCTTCACGGCTCCTCCACCCGGCCGTTGATCCTGGAGGATGCCCGGATTCCCGCGGACAGGCTCCTGGGGGAACGCGGCCGCGGGCACAAGATCGCGTTCAACATCCTGAACGTGGGTCGCCTCAAACTGGGCGGCGGCTCCGTGGGCACGGCCAAGGAGTGCCTCGAAACGGCCGTGAAATACGCATCCGAGCGCAAGCAGTTCAACCGGCCCATTGCCGAGTTCGGCGCGATCCAGCAGAAGCTGGCCGACATGGCGACGCGGATTTTCGTGGCGGACAGCATCAACTATCGCAGCGCGGGTTTTGTCGATGCCGCCTTGAAGGACCTCGACAAGAACAGCCCCACCTACTACAAGGAAGCGGCGGCGGCCATCGAGGAATACACCGTGGAGTGCTCGATCTCCAAGGTTTTCGGAACGGAAACTCTCGATTACGTGGCCGATGAGGCGCTCCAAGTCCTCGGCGGATACGGTTTTCTCAAAGACTATCCCATCGAGCGCCACTACCGCGATGCCCGCATCAACCGAATTTTCGAAGGCACGAACGAAATCAACCGGCTCATCATTCCGAGCACGGTGCTGAAACGGGCGATGGAAGGGAAGATCCCTCTCATGCCCTTCGTGCAGCAGGTGCAGGATGAGTTGGACGGCTCCAAGATCCCCGCCATGACCAACGGCCCGCTTGCGAGGGAACGCCACGCCGTGGAGATGGCCAAGCGCCTCATCGTCTACGTGGGGAATGTTCTCGTTCAGAAGAACCTCGCCGACTTGAAGGACAAACAGCAACAGCTCATGGTCTGGAGCAACATGATCATGGACCTTTTTGCCATGGACTGCGCCGCCACCCGCACGTCCCGCGTCCTCCAGGAAAAAGGACCGGAAAAGGCCCGGCTGCATTCTCAAATGTGCTACTCCTTCGTGGCTTCGGCGAATGAGCGCATCAACGGCAGCGCCAAGCGCCTGATGGCCAACGAGTGCGACGACGATGAGTATCAGAAACACCTCGCGGTGATCCGGCGGCTCGTCCCCATCGTTCCCATTCGCACGATCAACCTCAAGACCCAGATCTCACAACTCCTCGTCGAGACTCAGGGCCGCATTTTCGAGTAG
- the moaA gene encoding GTP 3',8-cyclase MoaA yields the protein MTLRPLQDSLGRPVTKLRLSVTDRCNMRCMYCLPCSPEGGWVQRSDLLSFEEIERLVRLLAGMGIDRIRLTGGEPLLRNDLPDLVKRLHAIPGIGGIALTTNGFGLARHAQELKESGVSTVNVSLDSLKREKFMLITGVDAVARVLHSIASAAEVGLRVKINCVLIRGVNDDEIESIARLAEHDPYVVRFIEFMPFDGSGLWNPSRVVAFDEVIQRLATSVALEPTDPPVSDGPAREYLPAGWAGRIGIIPSVTRPFCNTCNRLRLTSDGRLVSCLYARDRSNDLRAVLRNGGSDDDLESLIRDIVSRKPAGCIEWLKGDDRRPAAAVPPPGHRVQTPMHLLGG from the coding sequence ATGACTCTGCGTCCTCTTCAGGATTCGCTCGGGCGTCCGGTGACCAAGCTCCGGCTGTCGGTGACGGACCGGTGCAACATGCGCTGCATGTACTGCCTGCCCTGCTCGCCCGAAGGGGGCTGGGTGCAACGCTCCGACCTTCTGTCCTTCGAGGAGATCGAGCGCCTCGTGCGGCTGTTGGCCGGGATGGGGATTGATCGCATCCGGCTGACGGGCGGCGAACCCCTCCTCCGGAACGACCTCCCCGATCTGGTGAAACGATTGCATGCCATTCCCGGCATCGGCGGGATCGCCTTGACCACGAACGGATTCGGTCTGGCGCGCCACGCGCAGGAACTCAAGGAGTCCGGCGTATCCACCGTGAACGTGAGCCTGGATTCGCTCAAACGCGAGAAGTTCATGCTCATCACGGGGGTGGACGCCGTCGCGCGGGTGCTCCACTCCATCGCGAGCGCCGCGGAAGTCGGCCTGCGCGTCAAGATCAACTGCGTCCTGATTCGCGGCGTGAACGACGATGAGATCGAATCCATCGCGCGTCTCGCCGAACATGATCCCTACGTCGTCCGGTTCATCGAGTTCATGCCCTTCGATGGGTCGGGCCTTTGGAACCCGTCGCGCGTCGTCGCGTTCGACGAGGTGATCCAAAGACTCGCCACATCGGTGGCACTCGAACCAACAGATCCGCCGGTATCGGACGGCCCGGCCCGCGAATACCTCCCTGCGGGCTGGGCCGGGCGGATCGGCATTATCCCCTCCGTCACGCGCCCCTTCTGCAACACCTGCAACCGGTTGCGGCTCACGTCGGACGGGCGACTCGTCAGTTGCCTCTACGCCCGCGACCGATCCAACGACCTCAGGGCCGTCCTCCGGAACGGCGGGTCGGACGACGATCTGGAGTCGCTGATCCGCGACATCGTTTCGCGCAAGCCGGCAGGATGCATCGAATGGCTCAAAGGGGATGATCGCCGACCCGCCGCGGCCGTGCCGCCTCCGGGCCACCGGGTCCAAACTCCCATGCATCTCCTAGGAGGTTGA
- a CDS encoding helix-turn-helix transcriptional regulator, translating into MGDKQALIQMGNLLRQARLGVRKTQAQIARMSKLDVRYYNRVERGRANVTFTTLSKITDALHLCPVTIAFISNQTLPEVTLDIVSRVEHINAKQDRKRLLQLRDFLAQILGVECTCTRAHCPGLKLLRERKAVRN; encoded by the coding sequence ATGGGAGACAAGCAAGCTCTGATTCAGATGGGGAACCTGCTCCGGCAGGCTCGTCTGGGCGTGAGAAAAACGCAGGCTCAGATCGCCCGCATGTCCAAACTTGACGTCCGGTACTACAACCGCGTGGAACGCGGCCGGGCCAATGTCACCTTCACCACTCTCTCCAAGATCACCGATGCGCTGCACCTCTGCCCCGTGACTATCGCATTCATCTCGAACCAGACTCTTCCCGAGGTCACGCTCGATATTGTGTCCCGCGTGGAACACATCAACGCAAAGCAGGATCGGAAGAGGCTTCTCCAGTTGCGCGATTTTCTCGCTCAGATCCTGGGGGTGGAGTGCACGTGCACACGGGCCCACTGCCCGGGATTGAAGTTGCTCAGAGAGCGGAAAGCCGTCCGGAACTGA
- a CDS encoding Crp/Fnr family transcriptional regulator produces MAAASSRLKLSAARTRATCGCGECLVNSHCYFSGVDPSERATIEERLIANRYKKNQVIAHEGVRPHGVFLLCSGQAKVCKTDESGHQLAVRLGRAGTLVGYRSLLLDEPFSATVEATELSVVTFLDREYFFDLLKRQPTLMMRLIRQLAEQVGQAEEIALTMAYHGSYRRVAEILAVAVRGHTPRLDNLPVPLPPIRRQDLAQRAGLALETTIRILKDMEDRGFIRLKGRQITVLNPRKIDELVDSEA; encoded by the coding sequence TTGGCCGCCGCGTCGAGCAGGCTTAAACTATCGGCGGCGCGTACCCGCGCCACTTGCGGTTGCGGCGAGTGCCTCGTCAATTCTCACTGCTATTTTTCCGGGGTTGATCCCTCCGAGAGGGCGACGATCGAGGAGCGATTGATCGCCAACCGATACAAAAAGAACCAAGTCATCGCCCACGAAGGGGTGCGCCCCCACGGCGTCTTCCTTCTTTGCAGCGGGCAGGCCAAGGTGTGCAAGACGGACGAATCCGGGCACCAACTGGCCGTCCGCCTGGGCCGCGCCGGAACGCTGGTCGGCTACCGCTCTCTGCTGCTGGATGAACCCTTCTCCGCCACGGTGGAGGCCACGGAGCTCTCCGTGGTCACCTTCCTGGACAGGGAATATTTCTTCGACCTCCTGAAACGACAGCCGACCCTCATGATGCGGCTGATTCGACAGCTGGCCGAGCAGGTCGGCCAGGCGGAGGAAATCGCCCTGACGATGGCCTACCACGGCTCCTACCGTCGCGTGGCGGAGATCCTGGCGGTGGCGGTGAGGGGCCATACACCCAGACTCGACAACCTCCCCGTACCGCTCCCCCCGATCCGGCGGCAGGATCTTGCCCAGCGCGCTGGGCTGGCCCTCGAAACGACCATTCGCATCTTGAAGGACATGGAAGACCGCGGGTTCATTCGCCTCAAAGGCCGCCAAATCACGGTTCTCAATCCGCGCAAAATCGATGAGTTGGTGGACTCGGAGGCCTAG
- a CDS encoding sigma 54-interacting transcriptional regulator → MVEQPQFMIESDLTRGLYSEAGKVSQSTEPILIIGETGTGKEVLARHIHNRSTRSSGPFIPLNCAAMPETLVESELFGYRKGAFTDAKSDKSGVIEMANGGTLFLDEIAELPGPAQAKFLRVLETGEFMPLGTVQFRRSDFRLVCATNKNLQKDRRDFRDDLFYRVSTFTLFLPPLRDRKDEIPLFVNSFLNRNGREAASISTQAMELLLCYTWPGNIRELRNVMHHALALAENEIRPEHLPKWLLDFCPRRDVMESDDVGAKIACFERCLMQSYLDRGASVGELSKVIGVPQSTVYRKLKKGGVLTPKKAKSALKARPEKS, encoded by the coding sequence ATGGTTGAGCAGCCCCAATTCATGATCGAGTCAGATCTGACCCGAGGGCTCTATTCGGAGGCGGGGAAAGTCTCCCAGAGCACGGAACCTATTCTGATCATCGGTGAGACGGGAACCGGCAAGGAGGTTCTCGCCCGCCACATTCACAACCGATCGACCCGATCCTCCGGCCCGTTCATTCCCCTCAATTGCGCGGCGATGCCGGAGACGCTCGTCGAGAGCGAGCTGTTCGGTTACCGGAAAGGCGCCTTCACGGATGCCAAGTCCGACAAGTCCGGCGTGATCGAAATGGCCAACGGCGGGACGCTGTTTCTGGACGAAATTGCGGAGCTGCCGGGCCCCGCACAGGCCAAGTTCCTCCGCGTGCTCGAAACGGGCGAGTTCATGCCCTTGGGTACCGTTCAGTTCCGTCGCAGCGATTTCCGCCTGGTCTGCGCCACCAACAAGAACCTTCAGAAGGATCGGCGGGATTTCCGGGATGATCTATTCTATCGGGTCAGCACGTTCACGCTTTTCCTCCCGCCTCTCCGGGATCGGAAGGACGAGATCCCCCTCTTTGTAAACAGTTTTCTGAACCGGAATGGGCGCGAGGCGGCGTCCATTTCTACCCAGGCCATGGAGCTCCTTCTCTGCTACACGTGGCCGGGGAATATCCGTGAGCTCCGCAATGTGATGCACCACGCCTTGGCGCTGGCGGAGAATGAAATCCGTCCCGAGCACCTGCCGAAATGGCTCCTGGATTTCTGCCCGCGAAGGGACGTAATGGAGAGCGACGACGTAGGCGCCAAAATCGCATGTTTCGAGCGGTGCCTGATGCAGTCGTATCTGGACCGCGGCGCCAGCGTGGGCGAGTTGAGCAAGGTAATCGGCGTGCCGCAGAGCACTGTCTATCGCAAATTGAAGAAGGGCGGGGTGCTCACCCCCAAGAAGGCCAAATCGGCCCTCAAGGCCAGGCCGGAGAAATCGTGA
- a CDS encoding cyclic nucleotide-binding domain-containing protein has product MKDAQAESGERAIPIPLPLAKGRRVQKPLALKLDTESLDQLKTRGTQQAYQRGQVVFYEGHRPLGVYVHESGKIAFLKGRRKVRECADPCVLGFQVLMADVGLPFSARAESEVALTFVGRTALQRIREEQPALYQQLEKAAGDAA; this is encoded by the coding sequence ATGAAAGATGCACAGGCGGAATCGGGCGAACGCGCCATTCCCATCCCCCTGCCCTTGGCGAAGGGTCGAAGAGTTCAGAAACCCCTTGCGCTCAAGCTTGATACCGAGTCATTGGATCAACTCAAGACGCGGGGAACACAGCAGGCGTACCAGCGGGGGCAGGTCGTGTTCTACGAAGGCCACCGTCCTCTCGGCGTCTATGTGCATGAGTCCGGGAAGATCGCCTTCCTGAAGGGACGGCGGAAGGTGCGCGAGTGCGCCGATCCGTGTGTCCTGGGGTTCCAGGTTCTGATGGCCGACGTGGGCCTTCCGTTCTCCGCGCGGGCGGAGAGCGAAGTGGCCCTCACGTTTGTCGGCCGCACCGCCCTCCAGCGGATTCGCGAGGAACAACCCGCCCTTTACCAGCAGCTTGAGAAGGCCGCCGGAGACGCGGCCTGA
- a CDS encoding twin-arginine translocase TatA/TatE family subunit, whose amino-acid sequence MLGNIGWREIVVIALIVVLVFGAGRLPELFRGLGKSLIEFRKALKDHRPEV is encoded by the coding sequence ATGCTCGGCAACATCGGATGGCGGGAGATCGTGGTGATCGCCCTGATCGTCGTGCTCGTATTCGGCGCAGGGCGTCTCCCGGAACTGTTCCGCGGCCTTGGCAAATCACTCATCGAATTCAGAAAGGCGCTCAAGGACCATCGTCCGGAGGTGTGA